A DNA window from Pseudarthrobacter sp. W1I19 contains the following coding sequences:
- the rpsT gene encoding 30S ribosomal protein S20: MANIKSQKKRILTNEKARLRNNAVKSELKTAIRAVNTAVESSDKDAAATALVAASRKLDKAVSKGVLHKNNAANRKSAISKKVNAL, encoded by the coding sequence GTGGCGAATATCAAGTCCCAGAAGAAGCGCATCCTCACCAACGAGAAGGCACGCCTGCGCAACAATGCAGTCAAGTCCGAGCTGAAGACGGCCATCCGCGCCGTCAACACTGCCGTTGAGTCCTCGGACAAGGATGCCGCTGCTACGGCCCTGGTTGCTGCCAGCCGCAAGCTGGACAAGGCTGTTAGCAAGGGTGTTCTGCACAAGAACAACGCAGCGAACCGCAAGTCGGCGATCTCCAAGAAGGTCAACGCACTGTAA
- a CDS encoding ComEC/Rec2 family competence protein has product MSYPPRLLTFTGANCSLVLGALLLACRRLRLPRVPAAALAVAGLGLFVLLVGPDASVLRAALMGAVAVASLAGGRTGRGLSFLCLAVIGLLLADPGLASSFGFLLSVLATLGIIILGRHIMDWIPAPIPRWAAAAVAVPLSAQLLCGPVTVVLQPQFSTYSLLANVLASPLVAPVTLLGTAAVPLAVLVPWAGTALIAVAGTFSAGVAATARLAAQLPGAALPWPEGVPGLLTMLFLSVLTYGALWAAARPHRLRRGISAAHGQTVAMIERLEGYAARTLRKVCGPPLPGLGRGSRQVGRGAGLDRAPGHGRLGYSTKISGRKPRWPLRRSVQPVPRHRTAPPGGT; this is encoded by the coding sequence ATGAGCTACCCACCTCGTCTTTTAACATTCACTGGGGCCAACTGCAGCCTGGTGCTCGGCGCCCTGCTGCTGGCCTGCCGGCGGCTCCGCCTGCCCCGGGTGCCTGCGGCGGCACTGGCGGTGGCAGGCCTTGGACTGTTTGTCCTCCTGGTGGGTCCGGACGCAAGTGTCCTGCGCGCAGCCCTGATGGGAGCCGTGGCAGTGGCTTCCCTGGCGGGTGGACGTACCGGCCGGGGGCTGAGCTTCCTGTGCCTGGCCGTGATCGGCCTGTTGCTGGCGGACCCGGGGCTGGCGTCGAGTTTCGGTTTCCTCCTGTCGGTGCTGGCCACGTTGGGGATCATCATCCTCGGCCGGCACATCATGGATTGGATACCGGCACCGATACCGCGCTGGGCGGCGGCCGCGGTTGCAGTTCCCTTGTCCGCGCAACTGCTGTGTGGGCCGGTGACCGTGGTGCTTCAGCCACAGTTTTCAACGTACTCGCTGCTGGCCAACGTCCTGGCCTCACCGCTCGTGGCACCCGTGACACTGCTGGGAACAGCTGCCGTTCCCCTCGCGGTGCTGGTCCCGTGGGCGGGAACTGCCCTGATCGCTGTGGCAGGCACCTTCAGTGCCGGAGTTGCAGCGACGGCGAGACTTGCGGCGCAACTTCCGGGTGCGGCCCTTCCATGGCCCGAAGGCGTTCCCGGACTGCTGACCATGCTGTTCCTGTCCGTGCTGACATACGGGGCTTTATGGGCGGCAGCCCGCCCACACCGGCTCCGCCGCGGAATCAGCGCAGCCCACGGGCAGACCGTTGCCATGATTGAACGGCTGGAGGGATACGCGGCCCGTACACTGCGAAAAGTTTGCGGCCCGCCGCTGCCCGGGCTGGGCCGGGGATCGCGTCAGGTCGGCCGCGGTGCCGGCTTGGACCGGGCCCCGGGACATGGCAGGCTGGGATACTCCACCAAAATTTCCGGAAGGAAGCCCCGATGGCCGCTGCGCAGAAGCGTGCAACCCGTTCCCCGGCATCGAACGGCCCCACCTGGCGGGACGTAA
- a CDS encoding DUF3097 domain-containing protein, with amino-acid sequence MQYQNWGAQDLTAPARSQLPEVPVERGMVLEEVQSGWVGAVTRVEKSGGMHVVALEDRRGKSRSFRLGFGFLLEGQAIRLMPPAPKQAQTGGPAGGRTASGSVRVAGQRAQVAKASRIWVEGKHDAELVEKVWGDDLRVEGIVVEPLHGIDDLAAAVAGFRPGPGRRLGVLVDHLVPDSKESRIADAVMASPGAAGNVLIVGHPYVDVWQAIRPAVLGIGKWPEVPRGQDWKTGILKAFGWPHATKEDIGLGWQKLLGAVRTYADLEASLLGRVEEVIDFLTVP; translated from the coding sequence ATGCAATACCAGAACTGGGGAGCCCAGGACCTGACGGCGCCCGCACGCTCGCAACTGCCCGAAGTGCCGGTGGAGCGCGGAATGGTCCTGGAGGAAGTCCAGTCCGGCTGGGTTGGCGCAGTGACGCGGGTGGAAAAATCAGGCGGCATGCACGTGGTGGCCCTGGAGGACCGCCGGGGCAAGTCCAGGTCCTTCCGGCTGGGTTTCGGTTTCCTCCTGGAAGGCCAGGCCATCCGGCTGATGCCACCGGCGCCCAAGCAAGCCCAGACCGGCGGCCCGGCCGGCGGGAGGACGGCATCCGGTTCGGTGCGGGTGGCGGGCCAACGGGCACAGGTGGCCAAGGCGAGCCGCATCTGGGTGGAAGGAAAGCACGACGCCGAACTGGTGGAGAAGGTATGGGGCGACGACCTTCGGGTGGAGGGCATCGTCGTCGAACCCCTGCACGGCATTGATGACCTGGCGGCGGCCGTTGCCGGTTTCAGGCCCGGTCCCGGACGGCGCCTGGGCGTGCTTGTGGACCATTTGGTGCCCGATTCGAAGGAGTCGCGCATCGCGGACGCCGTGATGGCCTCCCCCGGCGCCGCGGGAAACGTCCTCATTGTTGGCCACCCCTACGTCGACGTCTGGCAGGCGATCCGTCCGGCCGTCCTGGGCATTGGGAAGTGGCCTGAAGTGCCGCGCGGGCAGGACTGGAAGACCGGTATCCTCAAGGCATTCGGCTGGCCGCACGCCACCAAGGAAGACATCGGGCTGGGCTGGCAGAAACTGCTGGGCGCCGTGCGCACCTACGCGGATCTGGAAGCATCCCTGCTGGGCAGGGTGGAGGAAGTGATCGACTTCCTCACTGTCCCCTGA
- the lepA gene encoding translation elongation factor 4 has translation MSPMARTAPVPAATDPAIIRNFCIIAHIDHGKSTLADRMLQFTGVVQSRDMKAQYLDRMDIERERGITIKSQAVRMPWELDGTSYALNMIDTPGHVDFTYEVSRSLAACEGAILLVDAAQGIEAQTLANLYLAMENNLTIIPVLNKIDLPAAQPEKYAAELASLIGGDPEDVLRVSGKTGMGVEALLDKIVRDLPAPEGDANAPARAMIFDSVYDTYRGVVTYVRVVDGMLHPRERIQMMSTRATHELLEIGVSSPEPTPSKGLGVGEVGYLITGVKDVRLSKVGDTVTNLAKPAADSLPGYADAKPMVFSGLYPLDGTDYPVLRDALEKLMLNDAALVYEPETSAALGFGFRVGFLGLLHLEITRERLEREYNLDLISTAPNVEYEVTLEDKKVVHVTNPSEYPSGKISEVREPMVSATILAPNEFVGAIMELCQSRRGVMGGMDYLSEDRVEIRYRLPLAEIVFDFFDILKSKTRGYGSLDWKADGDQVADLVKVDIMLQGEQVDAFSAITHRDKAYSYGVMMTTKLRELIPRQQFEVPIQAAIGSRIIARESIRAIRKDVLAKCYGGDISRKRKLLEKQKEGKKRMKMVGRVEVPQEAFIAALTTDESKDKAKK, from the coding sequence GTGTCTCCCATGGCCCGCACCGCCCCGGTGCCCGCCGCGACAGATCCGGCTATTATTCGGAACTTCTGCATCATCGCGCACATTGACCACGGTAAGTCCACCCTGGCGGACCGCATGCTGCAGTTCACCGGGGTCGTCCAAAGCCGCGACATGAAGGCCCAGTACCTGGACCGCATGGACATCGAACGCGAGCGCGGCATCACCATCAAGTCCCAGGCTGTCCGTATGCCCTGGGAACTCGACGGCACCAGCTACGCGCTGAACATGATCGACACGCCCGGCCACGTGGACTTCACCTACGAGGTCTCCCGCTCCCTGGCGGCCTGCGAAGGCGCAATCCTGCTGGTTGACGCAGCGCAGGGCATAGAGGCCCAGACGCTCGCCAACCTGTACCTGGCGATGGAAAACAATCTCACCATCATTCCGGTCCTGAACAAGATCGACCTCCCGGCGGCCCAGCCCGAGAAGTACGCGGCAGAACTTGCCAGCCTGATCGGTGGAGACCCCGAGGACGTGCTCCGCGTTTCGGGGAAGACCGGAATGGGCGTTGAAGCGCTGCTGGACAAGATCGTCCGCGACCTGCCCGCCCCGGAGGGCGACGCAAATGCTCCTGCCCGCGCCATGATCTTCGACTCCGTCTATGACACCTACCGCGGTGTGGTCACCTACGTGCGCGTTGTGGATGGCATGCTGCACCCGCGCGAACGCATCCAGATGATGTCCACACGGGCCACGCACGAACTCCTCGAGATCGGGGTAAGCTCCCCGGAGCCCACCCCCTCCAAGGGCCTGGGCGTTGGCGAAGTGGGCTACCTCATCACGGGCGTTAAGGATGTCCGGCTGTCCAAGGTCGGTGATACCGTCACCAACCTTGCCAAACCGGCTGCTGACTCGCTGCCCGGCTATGCCGATGCCAAGCCGATGGTCTTCTCCGGACTGTATCCCCTGGACGGCACTGACTACCCGGTGCTTCGCGATGCACTGGAGAAGCTGATGCTCAACGACGCCGCGCTGGTATATGAGCCGGAAACGTCCGCTGCACTGGGCTTCGGGTTCCGCGTGGGCTTCCTCGGACTGCTCCACCTGGAAATCACGCGTGAACGGCTCGAACGCGAATACAACCTGGACCTCATCTCCACCGCACCCAACGTGGAATACGAAGTAACGCTGGAAGACAAAAAGGTGGTCCACGTGACCAACCCCAGCGAGTACCCTTCCGGCAAAATCTCCGAGGTCCGCGAGCCGATGGTGTCCGCCACCATCCTGGCACCGAACGAATTCGTCGGCGCCATTATGGAACTGTGCCAGAGCCGCCGCGGTGTTATGGGCGGCATGGACTACCTGTCCGAGGACAGGGTGGAAATCCGGTACCGCCTGCCGCTGGCCGAGATCGTCTTCGACTTCTTCGACATCCTGAAGTCCAAGACCCGCGGCTACGGCTCGCTGGACTGGAAGGCCGACGGCGACCAGGTGGCCGACCTCGTCAAGGTGGACATCATGCTCCAAGGCGAGCAGGTGGATGCTTTCTCCGCAATCACCCACCGCGACAAGGCGTACTCCTACGGCGTCATGATGACCACCAAGCTGCGCGAGCTCATTCCGCGCCAGCAGTTCGAGGTGCCCATCCAGGCTGCCATCGGCTCCAGGATCATCGCCCGCGAAAGCATCCGCGCCATCCGCAAGGACGTCCTGGCCAAATGCTACGGCGGCGACATCTCCCGCAAGCGCAAGCTGCTGGAGAAGCAGAAGGAAGGCAAGAAGCGCATGAAGATGGTGGGCCGCGTGGAGGTCCCCCAGGAAGCGTTCATTGCCGCCCTCACCACCGACGAGTCCAAGGACAAGGCCAAGAAGTAG
- the hemW gene encoding radical SAM family heme chaperone HemW: MPSTLPLGDPAPSDGLLPAQAADGAAERAFGLYVHIPFCAVRCGYCDFNTYTATELGGGASQDAYAQTAASEVTLAAKVLPASGLPPRKLSTVFFGGGTPTLLPAADLALILRRAIDQWGIEDGAEVTTEANPDSVTPESLAVLKEAGFTRVSFGMQSAVPHVLKVLDRTHTPSRVPEVVRWAREAGLSVSLDLIYGTPGESLADWRHSLETALSYEPDHISAYALIIEDGTKLAAQIRRGEVPGIDDDDHADKYELADQLITEAGLGWYEVSNWARTPDQACRHNLAYWRGDDWWGIGPGAHSHVGGVRWWNVKHPTAYAGRLAQGLSPAAGRETLDPETRNVERVMLEARLQSGLAVSALGADGRHEVAGLIADGLVEPAAAFRGRLVLTLKGRLLADAVVRRVLPD, from the coding sequence ATGCCTAGTACTCTTCCCCTCGGCGACCCGGCGCCGTCGGACGGCCTGCTGCCTGCCCAGGCAGCGGACGGCGCGGCGGAGCGGGCGTTCGGGCTGTACGTCCACATACCGTTCTGTGCCGTGCGCTGCGGCTATTGCGACTTCAACACCTACACCGCAACGGAACTGGGCGGCGGCGCCTCTCAGGATGCCTACGCCCAGACTGCCGCCTCGGAGGTGACGCTGGCAGCGAAGGTCCTCCCGGCGTCGGGCCTTCCTCCCCGAAAACTGAGCACGGTGTTCTTCGGCGGCGGCACGCCCACGCTGCTGCCCGCCGCAGACCTGGCCCTGATCCTCCGCCGGGCCATCGACCAGTGGGGCATCGAAGATGGCGCCGAGGTCACCACGGAGGCCAATCCCGATTCGGTGACGCCGGAATCCCTCGCGGTCCTGAAAGAGGCCGGGTTCACCAGGGTCTCCTTCGGTATGCAGTCCGCCGTGCCGCACGTCCTGAAAGTCCTGGACCGGACGCACACCCCAAGCCGCGTTCCAGAGGTGGTCCGCTGGGCACGGGAAGCGGGACTGTCGGTCAGCCTGGACCTGATTTACGGGACGCCGGGGGAGTCGCTCGCTGACTGGCGCCACTCGCTGGAAACCGCGCTGTCCTACGAGCCCGACCACATCAGCGCCTATGCGCTGATTATTGAGGACGGCACCAAGCTTGCCGCCCAGATCCGCCGTGGTGAAGTTCCCGGTATTGACGACGACGATCACGCCGACAAGTACGAGCTGGCCGATCAGCTGATCACCGAAGCCGGCCTGGGCTGGTACGAGGTCAGCAACTGGGCCCGAACGCCGGATCAGGCCTGCCGCCACAATCTCGCCTACTGGCGCGGGGATGACTGGTGGGGGATCGGGCCCGGTGCGCACTCGCACGTGGGCGGCGTCCGCTGGTGGAACGTCAAACACCCCACAGCCTATGCAGGCCGGCTGGCCCAGGGCCTCTCGCCGGCCGCCGGCCGGGAAACGCTTGACCCGGAAACCCGGAACGTGGAGCGGGTGATGCTTGAGGCACGGCTGCAGTCAGGCCTGGCTGTCTCGGCCCTCGGTGCCGACGGCAGGCACGAAGTGGCCGGCCTGATCGCGGACGGCCTGGTGGAGCCGGCGGCAGCCTTCCGGGGCCGGCTGGTCCTCACGCTCAAGGGCAGGCTGCTTGCCGATGCGGTGGTGCGCCGGGTTCTCCCGGACTAA
- a CDS encoding VOC family protein codes for MALRLVQVNFKAGDDSALGRFWADALGWGVSSEGPGVTNVEPLGFVWPDPAAVCVDVVSVPDPKTVKYKAHLDLNSTSAAHQAELVAHLLQLGATPAGVGQPDVPWTVLADPEGNLFRVLEPRSVYRDTGPIAAVVVSCRDPQAMLRFWGGAMDWTLHEATDHFARLRSSMGVGPYLEFHRQPAGDPGWGRVHLDLMPYPGDDQAAEVDRLRTLGATHADVGQGNVPWVCLADPEGNDFCVLTPG; via the coding sequence ATGGCGTTGCGACTTGTTCAAGTGAACTTCAAAGCGGGGGATGACTCAGCGCTCGGCCGGTTCTGGGCGGACGCGCTCGGCTGGGGCGTATCCAGCGAAGGGCCCGGCGTGACCAACGTGGAACCGCTGGGCTTCGTCTGGCCGGACCCCGCGGCCGTCTGTGTCGACGTGGTCAGCGTCCCTGATCCGAAGACGGTGAAGTACAAGGCGCACCTGGACCTGAACAGCACCTCCGCAGCCCATCAAGCCGAGCTGGTGGCGCACCTGCTGCAACTCGGGGCGACGCCCGCGGGCGTGGGCCAGCCCGATGTGCCCTGGACCGTGCTGGCAGATCCGGAGGGCAACCTTTTCCGCGTCCTGGAGCCCCGCTCGGTCTACCGGGACACCGGACCGATCGCCGCCGTGGTGGTCAGTTGCAGGGATCCACAGGCGATGCTCCGGTTCTGGGGCGGAGCAATGGACTGGACCCTGCATGAGGCAACCGACCACTTTGCCAGGCTTCGTTCATCCATGGGCGTGGGGCCGTATCTTGAGTTTCATCGCCAGCCGGCAGGAGATCCCGGATGGGGCCGGGTCCACCTGGACCTGATGCCGTACCCCGGCGATGATCAGGCAGCGGAGGTGGACCGGCTGCGAACGCTGGGTGCCACACATGCGGACGTGGGCCAGGGCAACGTGCCGTGGGTGTGCCTGGCCGACCCGGAAGGCAACGATTTCTGCGTCCTTACCCCGGGCTGA
- a CDS encoding type II toxin-antitoxin system PemK/MazF family toxin, producing MAINLHSLASAVKAGLRILRKAGTSKPAGGGRPARSGRPGRSNSIPPTDQGGQRPDNLYPGDYRGSLSVRYAPQPDGAPDPGEVVWAWVPYEEDFSRGKDRPVLVVGRSGGYLLGLMLTSKDRVPASAATKDYVDLGPGAWDRQGRPSEARVDRIVQLHPNSVRREGSVLDRKRFEKVAAALRRRHGWDQPMQNGQPRA from the coding sequence ATGGCCATCAACCTCCATTCACTCGCAAGCGCCGTCAAAGCCGGCCTGCGCATCCTTCGAAAAGCCGGCACAAGCAAACCTGCGGGCGGGGGCCGCCCGGCCCGGAGCGGCAGGCCCGGCCGGAGCAACTCCATCCCCCCGACGGATCAGGGCGGTCAGCGCCCCGACAACCTGTATCCGGGCGATTATCGGGGCAGCCTTTCTGTCCGCTACGCGCCCCAACCGGATGGTGCACCTGATCCGGGCGAAGTGGTGTGGGCCTGGGTCCCGTACGAGGAGGACTTCAGCCGGGGCAAGGACCGGCCGGTACTCGTGGTGGGCAGAAGCGGCGGCTACCTGCTGGGACTCATGCTGACCAGCAAAGACCGCGTGCCGGCGTCGGCAGCAACAAAGGACTACGTGGACCTTGGACCTGGCGCCTGGGACCGGCAGGGACGCCCTAGTGAGGCTCGGGTGGACCGCATCGTGCAGTTGCACCCGAACAGTGTCCGCAGGGAAGGCTCAGTGCTGGACCGGAAGCGTTTTGAAAAGGTGGCAGCAGCACTCCGGCGGCGACACGGCTGGGACCAGCCTATGCAAAATGGCCAGCCCCGCGCCTGA
- the hrcA gene encoding heat-inducible transcriptional repressor HrcA — MSEPRKLEVLRAIVEDYVHSREPVGSKALVERHHLGVSSATIRNDMAALEDEGLITAPHTSAGRIPTDKGYRLFVDQISAVKPLSQAERRAIQSLLEGADDLDDVLERTVRLLSQLTNQVAVVQYPHLNRALVRHIEFVLLAPRKVLVVLIANSGKVEQRVIDVGQDLGDDVLGALRTHFLASLGGTALSQLTQSLPTVVSGVAPAQRQAAQALAHGLEALAHSSREDRMVMAGTANLARSNVDFPLSIGPVLEALEEQVVMLRLLSEMAQDHRGVAVSIGRENPYDGLAEASVVATGYGPDSVAKIGILGPTRMDYPTTMAAVRAVARYLSRILGP; from the coding sequence GTGAGCGAACCGCGCAAGCTTGAAGTACTGCGGGCCATCGTGGAGGACTATGTCCACTCGCGCGAGCCCGTCGGGTCCAAGGCCCTGGTGGAACGGCACCATCTTGGTGTCTCCAGCGCCACCATTCGCAATGATATGGCTGCACTTGAGGACGAAGGGCTGATCACCGCCCCGCACACGAGCGCAGGCCGCATTCCCACGGACAAGGGCTACCGGCTCTTTGTGGACCAGATTTCCGCGGTCAAGCCGCTGTCCCAGGCCGAACGCCGGGCCATCCAGTCCCTGCTGGAAGGGGCAGACGACCTCGACGACGTCCTGGAGCGCACCGTCCGGTTGCTGTCCCAGCTGACCAACCAGGTGGCAGTGGTCCAGTATCCGCACCTCAACCGCGCCCTGGTCCGGCATATCGAATTCGTCCTCCTGGCACCGCGGAAGGTGCTGGTGGTGCTGATCGCCAACAGCGGCAAGGTGGAGCAGCGTGTCATCGACGTCGGGCAGGACCTCGGCGACGACGTCCTCGGTGCCTTACGCACGCACTTCCTGGCTTCCCTCGGCGGGACTGCCCTGAGCCAGCTGACGCAGTCGCTGCCCACAGTAGTGTCCGGCGTCGCCCCCGCACAGCGGCAGGCAGCCCAGGCATTGGCGCACGGACTGGAAGCCCTGGCCCACAGCAGCCGTGAGGACCGCATGGTGATGGCCGGGACAGCCAACCTTGCCCGTTCCAACGTGGATTTTCCGCTCAGCATCGGCCCCGTGCTGGAGGCGCTGGAGGAACAGGTGGTGATGCTGCGGCTCCTGAGCGAGATGGCGCAGGACCACCGTGGGGTGGCCGTCAGCATCGGCCGCGAGAACCCGTACGACGGTCTGGCCGAGGCATCGGTGGTGGCCACCGGTTACGGGCCGGACAGCGTCGCGAAGATTGGCATCCTGGGCCCCACGAGGATGGACTACCCCACCACCATGGCCGCGGTCAGGGCCGTCGCCCGGTACCTGTCACGGATTTTGGGTCCCTGA
- a CDS encoding abortive infection family protein — protein MGTFTPRVMRLLSDELTAMPLRQIDALFDDRGIVLGPPQPRENDESVRRERMRRHLATLDLNGSADVQRLTAVFSDVLQKIFNDSAASWGTNDGLRDKWCRILREDGFEVDEATGVVRLGRVGAQLTEHALNALPDPQSIQDHLRRLGDSVDTDPRLAVSTAKALIESTAKCVLTARGKSYTRAAKVPALVNAAQESLGLAAKSVSDEDKALRQALQSLVTLTQSVTELRNNVGIDHGAEEVPR, from the coding sequence ATGGGAACATTCACCCCACGAGTTATGCGGTTGCTCTCGGACGAACTGACCGCTATGCCGCTGCGCCAGATCGACGCTCTGTTCGATGATCGGGGCATCGTGCTCGGTCCGCCGCAGCCCCGCGAAAACGACGAGAGCGTTCGACGGGAGCGAATGCGCCGGCACCTCGCGACGCTCGATTTGAACGGCTCCGCCGATGTACAGCGATTGACGGCCGTCTTCAGCGACGTGCTGCAGAAAATTTTCAACGACAGTGCGGCCAGTTGGGGCACCAACGACGGCTTGCGGGACAAGTGGTGCCGGATCCTGCGCGAGGACGGCTTCGAGGTCGACGAAGCCACCGGCGTGGTGCGACTTGGACGGGTCGGAGCACAGCTGACCGAGCACGCGCTCAACGCCCTGCCCGATCCGCAATCCATCCAGGACCACCTCCGCAGGCTCGGCGACAGCGTCGACACGGATCCTCGGCTCGCGGTGAGCACCGCCAAGGCGCTGATCGAGTCAACCGCCAAATGCGTGCTCACCGCTCGCGGGAAGAGTTACACCCGCGCAGCGAAGGTACCTGCCCTCGTCAACGCCGCACAGGAATCACTCGGCCTGGCAGCCAAGTCGGTCAGCGACGAAGACAAAGCGCTCCGCCAAGCCCTGCAGTCTCTCGTCACCCTCACCCAGAGCGTGACCGAACTCAGGAACAACGTCGGCATCGACCACGGAGCCGAGGAGGTGCCGCGGTAG
- the holA gene encoding DNA polymerase III subunit delta — protein sequence MAAAQKRATRSPASNGPTWRDVTPAGVVLVGGPEEYLGIRAMDRVRAQVRAATPDVEVSRINASSYEAGTLLMQVSPSLFGESKLIEVEAVEAMNDAFLADALAYLAHPEPDAVLVLRHGGGARGKKLLDAIKKGGWPVVDCQPLKKDADKVAFVAAEFKAGGRRIEPDAVQALVNAVGANLSELAAACSQLIADAGTTVTTDIVDRYYGGRIEATAFKVADAAMAGNGPLALSTLRHALATGADPVPLVAALAAKLRTVARVAGASGSSAQIAAELGMQPWLVEQAQRDVRRWTPEGLVRSIQATAEADAQVKGLARDPVYAVEHAVRIIAMSVQGR from the coding sequence ATGGCCGCTGCGCAGAAGCGTGCAACCCGTTCCCCGGCATCGAACGGCCCCACCTGGCGGGACGTAACTCCAGCCGGCGTGGTCCTGGTGGGCGGTCCGGAAGAGTACCTGGGCATCAGGGCCATGGACCGCGTCCGCGCCCAGGTGCGGGCAGCTACCCCTGATGTCGAAGTGAGCCGCATCAATGCCTCGTCCTACGAGGCCGGGACCTTGCTGATGCAAGTCAGCCCCTCCCTCTTCGGCGAAAGCAAACTCATCGAGGTCGAAGCAGTTGAAGCGATGAACGACGCTTTCCTGGCGGACGCGCTGGCCTATCTCGCCCACCCGGAGCCCGATGCTGTCCTGGTGCTGCGCCACGGCGGGGGAGCCCGCGGCAAGAAACTGCTCGACGCCATCAAAAAAGGCGGCTGGCCGGTAGTGGACTGCCAGCCCCTGAAAAAGGACGCGGACAAAGTGGCGTTCGTGGCGGCCGAGTTCAAGGCCGGGGGACGGCGGATCGAGCCGGACGCGGTGCAGGCCCTGGTCAACGCCGTCGGGGCGAATCTCTCCGAGCTGGCGGCAGCCTGCAGCCAGCTCATCGCCGACGCCGGCACCACGGTCACCACTGACATCGTGGACCGTTACTACGGCGGCCGGATCGAGGCAACGGCCTTCAAGGTGGCAGATGCCGCCATGGCAGGAAACGGCCCGCTGGCACTGTCCACCCTCCGCCACGCACTGGCGACGGGAGCAGATCCCGTTCCACTGGTCGCCGCCCTGGCGGCCAAGCTCCGGACCGTGGCCCGCGTGGCCGGCGCTTCCGGTTCCTCGGCGCAGATCGCGGCAGAACTCGGGATGCAGCCATGGCTGGTGGAACAGGCACAGCGCGATGTCCGGCGATGGACGCCGGAAGGCCTGGTGCGCTCTATCCAGGCGACGGCTGAGGCCGACGCCCAGGTCAAGGGATTGGCCAGGGACCCCGTGTATGCGGTGGAACATGCAGTGCGGATCATTGCGATGTCAGTCCAGGGCAGGTAG
- a CDS encoding DUF4870 domain-containing protein, which translates to MAENAQDHRDSQGGQGRSEYHGVPANALPLTASEDRQWATLSHFGGILGCVPALLIYLIFRDRGPFTAQESKEALNFSLPPTIAAVVANILVFVPVVGNIFAVIATLIWIALTCFSVAAGIHVNRGQPHRYQYNLRWIK; encoded by the coding sequence GTGGCGGAAAACGCACAAGATCACAGGGACAGCCAGGGCGGCCAGGGCCGTTCGGAGTACCATGGCGTCCCCGCGAATGCGCTGCCCCTGACGGCCAGCGAAGACAGGCAGTGGGCTACGCTCTCGCACTTCGGCGGGATCCTGGGCTGCGTCCCTGCACTCCTGATCTACCTGATCTTCCGTGACCGGGGCCCTTTCACCGCGCAGGAGTCCAAGGAGGCGCTGAACTTCAGCCTGCCCCCAACCATTGCCGCCGTGGTTGCCAACATCCTGGTGTTTGTGCCGGTTGTGGGCAACATCTTCGCCGTCATCGCAACCCTGATCTGGATTGCCCTGACATGCTTCTCGGTGGCGGCCGGAATCCACGTGAACCGCGGCCAGCCGCACCGCTACCAGTACAACCTCCGCTGGATCAAGTAG